A window from Corynebacterium accolens encodes these proteins:
- a CDS encoding DUF5319 domain-containing protein: MNFFANMPRDPFADDPNDPASFLEEDEQVMPLSDEDRLALIHDLALVEKFASVLGPRGIDGIFFLCEDCQENHFYEWDIMAANMRATLAGELAPVHEPGAEPDPRRYVPWDYALGYLDGLEGR, translated from the coding sequence GTGAACTTCTTCGCCAATATGCCCCGCGATCCTTTTGCAGACGATCCGAATGACCCCGCCTCCTTCCTGGAGGAGGACGAGCAGGTCATGCCGCTTTCCGATGAAGACCGCCTCGCCCTCATCCACGATCTCGCCCTGGTAGAGAAATTCGCAAGTGTGCTCGGCCCGCGCGGGATCGATGGCATCTTCTTCCTGTGTGAAGACTGCCAGGAAAACCACTTCTACGAGTGGGATATTATGGCCGCCAATATGCGCGCAACGCTGGCGGGCGAGCTCGCCCCAGTGCACGAGCCTGGAGCAGAACCCGACCCGCGCCGCTACGTGCCGTGGGACTACGCGCTAGGCTACTTGGACGGCCTCGAGGGCCGCTAG